One Cryptomeria japonica chromosome 9, Sugi_1.0, whole genome shotgun sequence genomic window carries:
- the LOC131858572 gene encoding secreted RxLR effector protein 161-like, protein MSSPMEKNLHKLKEAAIDSQLADPTLYRQMIGSLMYLVNTRLNICYAMNAFSQFMCEPKEIHLVAMKHIMRYLQGTLNYGLKYGKVDLDLHGFIDSDWVGSMTDQKSTSGCCFSLGLAMISWISRKQSSVAQSSTKAKYIVASMAVREAIWLRKLLVGLFGEPLKPTVIHCYNQSCIKLSVNLVFHDRSKHIVIPYHYVRDMVERNVIQLEYISTGDQTTDILTKPLSRVKVEHFRKSLGMIEM, encoded by the coding sequence ATGTCATCTCCCATGGAAAAGAATCTTCATAAATTGAAGGAAGCAGCAATAGATTCTCAATTAGCAGATCCAACTCTCTATAGGCAGATGATTGGATCtttgatgtatttggtcaacaccagacTAAATATCTGTTATGCTATGAATGCTTTCAGTCAATTTATGTGTGAGCCCAAGGAGATACATCTTGTTGCCATGAAGCATATAATGAGGTACCTTCAAGGTACCCTTAATTATGGTCTCAAATATGGAAAGGTTGATTTAGATCTTCATGGAttcatagattcagattgggttggaagcATGACCGATCAGAAAAGCAcctcaggatgttgcttcagtttaggattgGCTATGATATCCTGGAtaagcagaaaacaatcttcagtggCTCAGAGTTCTACAAAAGCCAAATACATTGTAGCTTCTATGGCTGTAAGAGAAGCAATATGGCTCAGAAAACTACTTGTGGGATTATTTGGTGAGCCTCTGAAACCTACTGTTATCCACTGttataatcagagttgtattaagCTTTCAGtgaatctagtatttcatgatagatctaAGCATATCgtgattccttatcactatgtgagagaCATGGTAGAAAGGAATGTAATCCAGTTGGAGTATATCAGTACAGGAGATCAAACAACAGACATACTTACCAAACCTCTCTCCagagtgaaagttgaacacttcagaaagagtcttggtatgattgaaatgtAA